The window CGCCGGAGCAAGcccgaaacaaaaaaaaatatgaggaGCGATGATCTTTACATCACCACCGTCCCTTGTTTCTTCCAATGTCCAATCTCACTTGACGTTATGAAATCTCCCGTGAGTCTCTCCACCGGCGTTACCTACGACCGAGTTAGTATCCAGCGTTGGCTCGATGGTGGCAACAACACTTGTCCCGCCACGATGCAGATTCTTCAAAACAAAGACTTCGTACCTAACCTAACTCTCCACCGTCTCATCGATCTCTGGTCCGACTCCAACCACCGTTATACCGGTTCTCAATCTCCGGAATCCCATACTCCGACGAGAGACGAAATTAACGATGCAATTGATCGAGTCGGAGATAGTGATCACGACGCGTTGTTGTCAATGATCCTCCGATTCGCTAGTGATTCTGACGAGAACAGAGAGTTCCTCGCCGGAAAAGATGGTTTCGTAGAGATGCTTGTGGATGTCATTAGCCAATTAGATTCCACAAACTTCTCCGACTCCAAATTACTACTCGTCGTAGAGGCGGTGAAGATTCTGAGCATGATCCGTCGTAAAATCTTAAACCGGAGACGGTTATCGAATCTGATCTTAACCAACGGTAGAGATTGTTTGACGTCTTTATCTCTATTAATTAAAAACGCGGATCCAAAACTGAAGATCGATTGCTCCGCCGTGCTTGAGTTTATCGCCGTCGACGCCGAATCAAAGCTCTTAATCGCCGAGAGAGACGAAATCATCACCGAGATTATGAACTCGATAAGCTCAAACTCTGATCCAACCTTAATCGAAGCGAGCTTATCGTTATTAATCGCGATCGCGTCTTCAAAACGCGTGAAACTCGCGTTAATCGGAAAGAGGAAGCTAGTCACGAAGCTCACGAGTTTGTTAA is drawn from Camelina sativa cultivar DH55 chromosome 8, Cs, whole genome shotgun sequence and contains these coding sequences:
- the LOC104708137 gene encoding U-box domain-containing protein 28-like — protein: MRSDDLYITTVPCFFQCPISLDVMKSPVSLSTGVTYDRVSIQRWLDGGNNTCPATMQILQNKDFVPNLTLHRLIDLWSDSNHRYTGSQSPESHTPTRDEINDAIDRVGDSDHDALLSMILRFASDSDENREFLAGKDGFVEMLVDVISQLDSTNFSDSKLLLVVEAVKILSMIRRKILNRRRLSNLILTNGRDCLTSLSLLIKNADPKLKIDCSAVLEFIAVDAESKLLIAERDEIITEIMNSISSNSDPTLIEASLSLLIAIASSKRVKLALIGKRKLVTKLTSLLTDPTTSVSATEKCLKLLETISSCKEGRSEICDGVCVETVVKRLMKVSTAATDHAVTVLWSVCYLFKEKTAQDAVIRTNGVTKILLLLQSNCSLTVRHMLTDLLKVFKVNSRSCLSVYETKTTHIMPF